ATTTATTTCTATTGCTAGGTGAAAAAAATTTAACCTTATAATAAACCGGTAACGATGCTGCAAACTCGACAATATGATGGTTCAAAAAAGGCGATCTTATCTCGAGTGAATGTGTCATTCCTAATGTGTCTGACATTGAAGCACAATGATTTAATGTAACCAATAATTCAAAAAATAACTTTCCATCAAGCAAATTATCAAAGTTTGACATCTTGTAATATACATCTAGATATTCAATTAAATAGGGATTATTAGAAAATAAAATCATATCATTGGTCAAAAACTTTAAGCTATAATTTGAAATTGTCTTTAGCACAGTTTTGGTAAAAAAAGATTGGATATTTTTTATTGCATATTTCCTAGAAGCTTGGATAAGACATTGCTTCAAGAAATTTTTCCTAAGAAAATTGCTATATGACTTATAACCCCCGAAAACCTCATCAGCCCCATTACCTGTTATTACGACTTTGTGGTATTGACTTATATATTGACTCAAGAACATTGAATGAACTGTATCTAATATGCCTACGGGCTCGTCATAATAACTATTAGCCTTTAGAAAATCTTTGAAGGAAATATCTTTAAAATCGCAGAAATGTTCGTGAGTTTGATATAATTTTGCCACAATTTTAGCCCGATCTAACTCAGGGTCTATTGAGTTAGGTTGATGATTAGAACCCAGCGTAAAGCTATTTATAGCTTCAGAATAGATACCGGACATATGTCCCAATAAAACAGATGAATCAATTCCTCCAGATAAGGTAATACCAATAGAAACATCACTTACTAATGTTTTCTTCATGGTATCGCGTAATAATGTATCTAGCTGTTCAGTTGCCTCGTACGCTGTAATTTTGGTTTTGTTTGTAAAATCAATATTCCAGTAATTTTTTTGCGTGACTTTATTTTTGCAATCAATTATTAAATAATGTCCAGGTATAACCTTATAAATATTTTCATACATAGAATAGGGTGCGGGTGATTGCGTGTAGGCTAAGTAATTCAAAATTGCTATTTTTGATAACGGTGGTCTAAAATCTGTAATTTCCCAAAATGATTTAAGTTCAGAAGAAAAAAATAAACAATTTTTATACCATGTATAATAAAGAGGTTTTTCACCAACCCGATCTCTCACTAAAAATAATAGTTTTTGTTTTTTATCATAAAGTGCAAATGCAAACATTCCTTCTAAATGTTTTATGAAATCGGGACCAAATTTCTGATATAGGGGTAAAATAATTTCTCCGTCAGAAGTGCTTTTGAAAGGATAGTTATATACTAAGTTTTTAATTTTACTATAATTGTAAATTTCACCATTGAAAATAAGTACGAGTGACTTATCATAACTTGAAAACGGTTGATTTGCATTGGATGAAAGATCGATAATGCTTAATCTACGGTGAGCCATCGCAATGTTATCATCCAAATAAACACCACTGCCATCAGGTCCTCTGTGGGTTAAGGTTCCACTCATGCTATTTAATAAATTGCTTATATGAAATGATTTGTCTAAATTACTAAGTATCCCTACAATGCCACACATGTTTGCTCAAACGATAAAATTTAAATATTTGTTTAAAACGCCTCTAAGTTCATCATTAGACATATATTTCTCAGGCATTACTTCGGGTGCTCTATCATTGAGCGCTATATTTCTTGACCAGTCACGAGATTTTGACGGATGACACATGAGTGTTGCGACCATTTCTTTTGCATTTTGAACAATACGATGAAGCACATCCGGCTCTAAATAATAGTAATCACCCGTTTTATAATGTTTTTTTTCGTAAAGTTCCATTTTGGTTTTACCAATTAGAGTCGTTTGAGTGTATTTATTTCTATAATGATATTCATCATAATCCATGGCGTTAAAAACAGCAGAGTCTTTCCATAATTCATAATATAGATTACCATTTAATATAGTTGAGGCAAGATGCCACCGATGGCTATGTAGATTTTCTTGCGATGAGTTATCTGGAAACCAGATATGAAACCGTAAAGTAAAATATTCATTCTTTAAAAGAACAATTTTGTAGAAACCATTACCTTGAAAATAGGAATCTGAAGCAATTCTTTTAAGCTCATTAGGATTATTCATTATATCATGAATCATTTTGATGATGCCGCTTCTACCAAATTTTTTCAAATAAATAGCAAGATTGTTCATAAGCAATTCCGTACTATTAAATGTATAAAATAGTTGATAAATATCAGATGAGAGACTCATCAAAGACCCCGAAACCCCATTTGACGCTTGAATAATCTCCATTAACTTTATGCTCCCTGTCAACGTTTAGATTTATCTATTCATACATTCAAACTACCCAATCCTTGAATTGGTTCGCATGCCAATTCATCATATTATTATTTAGATTAAAAATCCCTATTGAACCACCCGTATGCAGCAGAATGGTTACTTTTTTTCTAGTGGATTGATCTAATGAAGTTAAAAAATTTAAACCAAGATATGCTTTTATCATATAATTGGTATCTAGTAATAAAGCATAATTTTGCAAAGCTTTTTGCATTGCATCTAGCTCAATTTTGCTCGGCTCATCGTATTTACCATTAGACGGAAGTTTTAAAAGAAATACATTTTGAATGTTATTAGAAAGAAAAGGTATTCTTTTTAATAGATCAAACTTCATATTTTCTAATCGTTTCATCCCTATATCGGGCTCATCACCAATACACATGCCATAAATATTCCAAGACAAGCCTAGAATATCTGCTGCGACATGTAGTCCTAAACAAGTACCACCTGAGCCAAATGGAAGGACAATATTCACTTCACCATCAATATTGTTTTCAAAACATTGACCCGCAAGTTCAAAACCTAGCTCAATACTGCCTACTATACCGGGCCATTCAGAAGCTCCTGAATTTATTCTATAAACAGACTCGCCTCTATCTAAAAGCGCATCGACTATTTCATCCATCTTATTGGAGATATCTTCCCATTTACTTTCTTCGAACCATGTTACTGAAGGATTAAACAAACTCGTTAGCAAATAATTCCCTTGTGCATGGTGAGGCTTCTTTTGAGTATCACCACCATAAACCACATGAGCTTTCAGTTGGTTTGCGGCTGCAAAATAAGAAACCGCTTTACACTGATTAGATGCCACGCTACCCGTCGTAACCAAAACGGTTGATTTTTTAGAAACGGCATCATCAATGATATAGGATATTTTTCGATATTTATTACCTGATCCTATATTGTCAATAGTATCTTCACGCTTAATATATAAATTAATATTAAAATCCATGGACATTTGATGATTGTAAAGGAGGGGTGTTAAACGATTCTTATTATATCCTGAAAATTTATTAGCATAATCAGAAATCAATTTGTTGAAAATTTTTAGATAATAATTCACAACGAACTCATTTTCTAAATTTTAGAGCATATAAATATGGGTATTGATTTTTATTTGATGAGTTAGACCAACCAAATTTATTATTTATATCTAAATCCTCGAACAGCTTAAATGGTGTGTAGGGGTATTCTTTCATCTTTTCAAGCTTCATGGTAGTGTTCAGCAATGCACTTACCACATCAGCAAGATTATGTTTCCATCTATATTCAGAATATTTAATAGGTGATTCACGATCAGTATAAGTTCCGGTTGTCTCTTCACACACTGTTTGACCGTCTGAAAAGTATTGCAGTTTGCCGCTTATATTTCCATTGTAGACATAGTCTAGTATAGGGTGAAACTCAATTAAAACAAATTCTCCGTTTTTTTTTAAAACTTTAAAAATTTCTTTTGCCCAGATATCCAAATCATATAACCAGCAAATAACACCATAAGATGAATAGATAATATCAAATGTATTTGCTGCTATATATTGACTTAACTGATGGACGTCTCCAATAATAAATTGAGAGTTAATATTGGACTTTTTACACAAGATTTTAGCATAATTTATTGCTTCTGATGATAAGTCAACCCCAACAGTCTCAGCTCCCATTCGAGAAAATGATAATGTATCTAGCCCGAAATGACATTGGAGATGAAGTAATTTTTTACGAAAAACATCTGATAAAAATTCCCGCTCTGGAAAATTTAAAGTCGATTTTCCTTTCAAAAAACCTTCAACATCATAAAAACTAGAGTTGATGTGAACACTTGTCCTAAGATTCCATCCATGTTGATTTGTTTTAATTTCAAATTTCATATTCAAACACCTTTTTTAAGGATGCACTTTGTGTTGCATGAACAGGATTTTTAACCAAATAACTACCCATCATGAGATAATCAATTCCCGATATAAAGAATGAAGAAAGCGAATCGTAAGGGCTTTCATCAATAGGTTTTCCACGAACATTTAATGACGTGTTGATCAAAACAGGTACTTGCGAATATGCTTCAAATGCTTTAAGCAGGTCATAAAGATAACTATCCTGTTCTTTATATATAACTTGTGCTCTTGCAGTTCCATCATGATGCACGACAGCAGGTATTTTAGCCTTTGCAATATCTCGAGCTTTTACAATTAACATCATATATCGATTGGGTAAGCCTTCAAAATAGGTTTCAAAAGAATCAGAGGTCACCAAAGGTGCTAAAGGTCTAAATTGTTCTCTCACTTTTAATGAATTTAGTTTAGTGCGAGTTTTTTCTGATCGAGGGGAAGCTAACAAACTGCGATTGCCAAGCGCGCGAGGACCAAACTCCATTCTACCCCGATGAAGTGCAACAATTTTCTCATTAGAGAGTAACTTGGCTAACGTCTGAATAGACTCAGATAATGAAAGTTTTTTATAGGATAAGTTTGCTTGTTTTAGCGATGTTTCAATTTCATTATCTGAATACTCAGTGCCCAAAAACATTGATTCCCAAGATAACTGTGGACAACCACCTGATTGCACCCAACTTAACGCCGCAGCTCCAATGGCTGTCCCTGCGTCATGTGATGCGGGCTGAATAAAATAATTTTTCACAACAGGGTTACTTACTAAGCGGCTATTAGCGAGTATGTTGAGAAATGTTCCACCCGCTAAACAAAGATTGGCAGCGTGATATTTTTTCATAAAATGCAGCATTATATGCTCTAGGATTTCTTCAAGTCTGATTTGAGCCGATCGTGCCATATCGAAATGCTTTTGATCCAAAACAGAATTGTATTTACGTTCAGTACCTAAAAATGAGCTTAAATTAAACAGCTTCTTAGCATCAATAGCGTATAACCCATTAGGCTTTATTAAAACAAGCTGTTGCATTTGTTGACGATATAAATCTTTTCCATAAGCAGACATTCCCATGACTTTATATTCATCAGAGAAAGGTTCAAACCCCAAGTGTTGTGTCATACATGAATAAAAAAATCCCAACGAGTGTGGCAAAATTGTTGACGCTATTTTTTTTAAATAACCCTCTTTTCCTAAATAGATGGATGTAGTCGCATTTTCGCCACTACCATCTGAAACAATCACGAGTGATTCAGAAAAACCTGAACAAAAAAATGCGGATGCAGCGTGTGACAAATGGTGATCCCATTCTTTGTAACGCACATTTAATAAATACTTAGGGGACATAATCTGTTTTGTGCGATGTGGTATTTCAAAGCCACTTTTTATCGATGGAAATACATTCGATGCAGTTCGAAATGCTGAAATCTCCTGTTTGAGTGAGGAGCGTCTGCGGTTAATTAAACAACCCCATAGACTTTTCAAATGAGCCCATCTATCATACGAGTAGGCAATCTCATGAATATCTTTAAAGGTCATGTTTTGAGAGTTTAAGGCAGAATATATTGCTTGAAATGGCACATAGGTTTGATATGGACTGTATTTTCTGCCATGTTTAATCCGAGT
The DNA window shown above is from Rickettsiella grylli and carries:
- the asnB gene encoding asparagine synthase (glutamine-hydrolyzing); its protein translation is MCGIVGILSNLDKSFHISNLLNSMSGTLTHRGPDGSGVYLDDNIAMAHRRLSIIDLSSNANQPFSSYDKSLVLIFNGEIYNYSKIKNLVYNYPFKSTSDGEIILPLYQKFGPDFIKHLEGMFAFALYDKKQKLLFLVRDRVGEKPLYYTWYKNCLFFSSELKSFWEITDFRPPLSKIAILNYLAYTQSPAPYSMYENIYKVIPGHYLIIDCKNKVTQKNYWNIDFTNKTKITAYEATEQLDTLLRDTMKKTLVSDVSIGITLSGGIDSSVLLGHMSGIYSEAINSFTLGSNHQPNSIDPELDRAKIVAKLYQTHEHFCDFKDISFKDFLKANSYYDEPVGILDTVHSMFLSQYISQYHKVVITGNGADEVFGGYKSYSNFLRKNFLKQCLIQASRKYAIKNIQSFFTKTVLKTISNYSLKFLTNDMILFSNNPYLIEYLDVYYKMSNFDNLLDGKLFFELLVTLNHCASMSDTLGMTHSLEIRSPFLNHHIVEFAASLPVYYKVKFFSPSNRNKYILKRLALKYMPKELIFIKKYGCGSFINYHGKFKTSWRADIEQILFHSAAGIYEFFSKEKTRCLWIKFLSGVLSPNEKMLLNKLIILFAWYNSVFLKRKSSFQLASNQIQPNLH
- a CDS encoding pyridoxal-phosphate dependent enzyme, coding for MNYYLKIFNKLISDYANKFSGYNKNRLTPLLYNHQMSMDFNINLYIKREDTIDNIGSGNKYRKISYIIDDAVSKKSTVLVTTGSVASNQCKAVSYFAAANQLKAHVVYGGDTQKKPHHAQGNYLLTSLFNPSVTWFEESKWEDISNKMDEIVDALLDRGESVYRINSGASEWPGIVGSIELGFELAGQCFENNIDGEVNIVLPFGSGGTCLGLHVAADILGLSWNIYGMCIGDEPDIGMKRLENMKFDLLKRIPFLSNNIQNVFLLKLPSNGKYDEPSKIELDAMQKALQNYALLLDTNYMIKAYLGLNFLTSLDQSTRKKVTILLHTGGSIGIFNLNNNMMNWHANQFKDWVV
- a CDS encoding class I SAM-dependent methyltransferase is translated as MKFEIKTNQHGWNLRTSVHINSSFYDVEGFLKGKSTLNFPEREFLSDVFRKKLLHLQCHFGLDTLSFSRMGAETVGVDLSSEAINYAKILCKKSNINSQFIIGDVHQLSQYIAANTFDIIYSSYGVICWLYDLDIWAKEIFKVLKKNGEFVLIEFHPILDYVYNGNISGKLQYFSDGQTVCEETTGTYTDRESPIKYSEYRWKHNLADVVSALLNTTMKLEKMKEYPYTPFKLFEDLDINNKFGWSNSSNKNQYPYLYALKFRK
- a CDS encoding carbamoyltransferase; translation: MNILGINSFFEHPAVALIANGKLLFAMEDERLTRIKHGRKYSPYQTYVPFQAIYSALNSQNMTFKDIHEIAYSYDRWAHLKSLWGCLINRRRSSLKQEISAFRTASNVFPSIKSGFEIPHRTKQIMSPKYLLNVRYKEWDHHLSHAASAFFCSGFSESLVIVSDGSGENATTSIYLGKEGYLKKIASTILPHSLGFFYSCMTQHLGFEPFSDEYKVMGMSAYGKDLYRQQMQQLVLIKPNGLYAIDAKKLFNLSSFLGTERKYNSVLDQKHFDMARSAQIRLEEILEHIMLHFMKKYHAANLCLAGGTFLNILANSRLVSNPVVKNYFIQPASHDAGTAIGAAALSWVQSGGCPQLSWESMFLGTEYSDNEIETSLKQANLSYKKLSLSESIQTLAKLLSNEKIVALHRGRMEFGPRALGNRSLLASPRSEKTRTKLNSLKVREQFRPLAPLVTSDSFETYFEGLPNRYMMLIVKARDIAKAKIPAVVHHDGTARAQVIYKEQDSYLYDLLKAFEAYSQVPVLINTSLNVRGKPIDESPYDSLSSFFISGIDYLMMGSYLVKNPVHATQSASLKKVFEYEI